The genomic segment GCGGAGGCGGTGCATCTGCCGACGATCATCCTGCTCTTCGCGTTCATGGTGGTCTCTGCGCAACTGCGACTGTCGGGCTTCTATGCACGGGTCACGGTGCAACTGGCGGCGCTGCCGCTGACGCCGCCCTTGCTGCTCGGGGTGATGATCCTTGCCGTGGCCGGACTGTCCGCTGTATTCAGCAACGACATCGTCTGCCTGGCCGTGGCGCCGGTGCTGATCGACGCCTGCCGCGAGCGTCGCTTGCGGCCGCTGCCCTTCCTGCTCGGCCTCGCGTGCGCAGCCAACATCGGCTCCGCGCTCACCCTGATCGGCAATCCGCAGAACATGCTGATCGGGGAGAAGCTCAGGCTGTCGTTCCCGGGTTATCTGATGGAAGCGGCGGTGCCGGTCGCCTTGGGGCTCGCGGCCACCTGGGGCATCATCGCGCTGCAGACACATGGCAAGTGGGTACACGCCGGTGCGGCGGAAGAGGCGACCCGGGAACGGCGCGGCGAATCGATCCCATTCGACCGCTGGCAGACCACCAAGGGACTCACGGTGGCCACGTTCATCTTCTTCGCCTTTCTCTTCGCGCCGTGGCCGCGCGAGATCGTCGCGCTGACCGGCGCCGGCGTGCTGCTGCTCTCACGCAGGCTGCACTCGCGGCACATGCTGGGGCTGGTGGACTGGCAGCTGCTCATCCTGTTCATCGGTCTCTTCGTCGTCAACCACGCGCTCCAGGAAACCGGTGTTCCCGATCGCGTCGTCGATGACCTGGCACAGGCCGGCGTTTCCCTCGCGGATCCCGCGATACTGTTCGGCGTCACTTTCGTTCTCTCGAACCTGGTCTCCAACGTGCCGGCGGTGATGCTGCTGCTGCCGGTCGCCACACACGCGCTGGCGGGGCCGGTGCTCGCGCTGTCGAGCACGCTCGCCGGCAACCTGCTGCTGGTCGGGAGCATCGCCAACC from the Betaproteobacteria bacterium genome contains:
- a CDS encoding anion transporter, whose product is MSAFVVVVFCLVYLGMILGGMPFLSLDRTGIALLGAITLLAVRDLTLQDAAEAVHLPTIILLFAFMVVSAQLRLSGFYARVTVQLAALPLTPPLLLGVMILAVAGLSAVFSNDIVCLAVAPVLIDACRERRLRPLPFLLGLACAANIGSALTLIGNPQNMLIGEKLRLSFPGYLMEAAVPVALGLAATWGIIALQTHGKWVHAGAAEEATRERRGESIPFDRWQTTKGLTVATFIFFAFLFAPWPREIVALTGAGVLLLSRRLHSRHMLGLVDWQLLILFIGLFVVNHALQETGVPDRVVDDLAQAGVSLADPAILFGVTFVLSNLVSNVPAVMLLLPVATHALAGPVLALSSTLAGNLLLVGSIANLIVADAAERHGIAFDWHRHARTGVPVTLVTLAIAGGWLWLRTNSA